Proteins encoded within one genomic window of Acidovorax sp. 107:
- a CDS encoding efflux transporter outer membrane subunit, protein MTSFTFSRLASRTAGPALLASGLWLAGCAQTPPYERPTMDIPAAYKEQAAAQAQGIWKPAQPQASTALPETWWTVYGDAVLDRLQQQAEANSPTLAQSAARLRAAQAAVTSSSAAALPTVGANASSSRARSGTQLSNQGDGSSTARISTSHSLGLTASWELDLWGRISAGVSAAQASAQASADDLAAARLSLQAAVAQTYFSLRAAEAQAALLGETLKAYDRSWELTRNRQAAGVASSADVAQAEAQYKSTQVQLLEAQTTRSQLEHALAALLGQAPAAFALEPTAALPAPADVPQALPSDLLQRRPDIAAAERRVAAANAQIGVARAAYFPTLTLSAAGGYRGAPLAELFSAPNLFWSLGPALAASIFDGGARSAAVETARANHAQVTAAYRQTVLTALQEVEDNLTAAAALAQEEQLQREATAAAQRALDVVENQYRAGTVGYLNVLAAQTTVLSSQRSLIDVKSRRLTAVNALLKNVAGRWEVEEG, encoded by the coding sequence ATGACCTCTTTCACTTTTTCTCGCCTGGCTAGCCGGACGGCCGGGCCTGCGTTGCTGGCCAGCGGCCTGTGGCTGGCGGGCTGCGCGCAGACGCCGCCGTATGAGCGGCCCACCATGGACATTCCGGCCGCCTACAAAGAGCAGGCTGCCGCCCAGGCCCAGGGCATCTGGAAGCCCGCGCAGCCGCAGGCCTCCACCGCTTTGCCCGAGACCTGGTGGACCGTGTACGGCGACGCTGTGCTGGACCGCCTGCAGCAACAGGCCGAGGCCAACAGCCCCACCCTGGCGCAAAGCGCCGCCCGCCTGCGCGCGGCCCAGGCGGCCGTGACCAGCAGTAGCGCGGCCGCCTTGCCCACCGTGGGGGCCAATGCCAGCAGCAGCCGTGCGCGCAGCGGCACGCAGCTGAGTAATCAGGGCGATGGCAGCAGCACCGCGCGCATCAGTACCAGCCATTCGCTGGGCCTCACCGCCAGCTGGGAGCTGGACCTGTGGGGGCGCATCTCCGCCGGGGTGAGTGCCGCGCAGGCCAGTGCTCAGGCCAGTGCCGACGACCTGGCCGCTGCGCGGCTGTCGCTGCAGGCGGCCGTGGCGCAGACGTATTTTTCACTGCGCGCGGCCGAGGCCCAGGCGGCGCTGCTGGGCGAGACGCTCAAGGCCTACGACCGCAGCTGGGAGCTGACGCGCAACCGCCAGGCGGCCGGTGTGGCCTCCAGCGCCGATGTGGCGCAGGCCGAGGCGCAGTACAAGTCCACCCAGGTGCAGCTGCTGGAGGCCCAAACCACGCGCAGCCAGCTGGAGCACGCGCTGGCAGCGTTGCTGGGGCAGGCGCCTGCTGCCTTTGCGCTGGAGCCCACCGCCGCGCTGCCCGCACCGGCCGATGTGCCCCAGGCCCTGCCGTCCGACCTGCTGCAGCGCCGCCCCGATATCGCCGCTGCCGAACGCCGCGTGGCGGCGGCCAACGCGCAGATCGGCGTGGCGCGCGCGGCGTATTTCCCCACGCTCACGCTGTCGGCAGCGGGCGGATACCGGGGGGCGCCGCTGGCGGAGCTGTTCAGCGCGCCCAACCTGTTCTGGTCGCTGGGGCCGGCGCTCGCGGCGTCGATTTTTGACGGCGGTGCGCGCAGTGCTGCGGTAGAGACCGCCCGTGCCAACCACGCGCAGGTCACGGCCGCCTACCGCCAGACGGTGCTGACCGCGCTGCAGGAGGTGGAGGACAACCTCACGGCCGCCGCCGCGCTGGCGCAGGAGGAACAACTGCAGCGCGAGGCCACCGCCGCCGCCCAGCGTGCGCTGGACGTGGTGGAGAACCAGTACCGTGCGGGCACCGTGGGCTACCTGAATGTGCTGGCCGCCCAGACCACCGTGCTGTCATCGCAGCGCAGCCTGATCGACGTGAAGAGCCGCCGCCTGACGGCGGTGAACGCGCTGCTGAAGAACGTGGCGGGCCGCTGGGAGGTGGAGGAAGGGTAG